One window from the genome of Labeo rohita strain BAU-BD-2019 chromosome 10, IGBB_LRoh.1.0, whole genome shotgun sequence encodes:
- the LOC127172428 gene encoding protein mono-ADP-ribosyltransferase PARP14-like encodes MFQLCGETPADLSKASALINSLINQEHINITIHDPAIAHFTKEDLEMMSKMEKELKVSVITGKKGQDSVITLKGLTGFVQTAESRIRDIIRKVERNEHRKILAALTSSIVEWQYKSGHNFKAFDIFTNCDLEEAFKLQTTSVQIRIDSEMYNADIVRKIATKGRKRTELKRVELKAAAQSFLPSNWEDMKGQSVVLVKLTAGSKEYADVEKEFKKTGLSSNIIKIERVQNSALWRYYIIKKEQLEEKNQHKNNEKCLFHGTGPDTTDQINNHGFNRSFAGMHGALYGNGTYFAVDPSYSAQGYSKPDAKGHKCMYLARVLVGDFTQGRKGLLTPPNKSSKGVHFYDSVTDKTNNPSMFVIFSDVQAYPEYLITFRDK; translated from the exons ATGTTTCAGCTGTGTGGGGAGACACCAGCAGATTTGAGTAAGGCCAGTGCCCTGATCAACAGCTTGATTAACCAGGAACATATAAACATCACAATCCATGATCCAGCTATTGCTCATTTCACCAAAGAGGATTTAGAAATGATGAGCAAAATGGAAAAGGAACTTAAAGTAAGTGTCATAACTGGGAAGAAAGGCCAAGACTCTGTCATCACGCTGAAAGGCCTGACAGGATTTGTTCAAACTGCAGAGAGTCGTATTCGGGACATTATCCGCAAAGTGGAAAGGAATGAACACCGAAAAATCCTTGCAGCTTTGACCAGCAGTATAGTTGAGTGGCAATATAAGAGTGGTCACAACTTCAAAGCATTTGATATTTTCACCAACTGTGACTTGGAAGAAGCCTTCAAACTTCAAACAACTTCTGTGCAAATCAGGATTGACAGTGAAATGTATAATGCAGACATAGTTCGCAAAATCGCCACAAAGGGAAGAAAACGAACTGAACTAAAGAGAGTAGAACTGAAAG CTGCAGCTCAAAGTTTTTTGCCTTCAAACTGGGAGGATATGAAAGGACAGTCGGTTGTTCTTGTAAAACTCACAGCAGGCTCAAAGGAATATGCAGATGTGGaaaaagagtttaaaaaaacGGGACTATCCAGCAATATCATTAAA ATTGAAAGAGTCCAGAACAGTGCACTTTGGAGATACTACATTATCAAAAAGGAGCAACTGGAAGAAAAAAACcaacacaaaaacaatgaaaagtgTCTCTTCCATGGCACTGGCCCTGATACAACAGATCAGATCAACAATCACGGCTTCAATCGCAGCTTTGCTGGCATGCATG GAGCTTTGTATGGAAATGGTACATATTTTGCTGTGGACCCGAGTTATTCAGCCCAAGGCTACTCTAAACCTGATGCCAAAGGACATAAATGCATGTATCTTGCCAGGGTGCTTGTTGGTGACTTCACTCAAGGAAGAAAAGGCCTTCTTACTCCTCCAAACAAGAGTTCAAAAGGTGTTCATTTTTATGACAGTGTGACTGATAAAACTAATAACCCATCCATGTTTGTTATCTTCAGTGATGTACAGGCTTACCCAGAATACTTAATCACATTCCGGGATAAATGA
- the LOC127172072 gene encoding protein mono-ADP-ribosyltransferase PARP14-like isoform X1, with the protein MFKCLGCKKSNKSVETNSVPEPVTFSVHPAVREFILKKGHISSIKDQMSSHFCQINMEKSIVFLSPDPVLLKQKGVTREHIDGWSKNAIDAFKKIISNYTTTDWPVSHPLWSKVESDVKEVVKDQVFTYLDASKEVLTLAGMTHEITGLKPIMEKILERATNQMEREKNSVTEYMKISPAMYLLLELDGLKNALAVSPELHTDYNKKMNRLVLSGLHTEICMFKNWVLQKQINRKKKSIQTEHSILEFLKSVDCGEMSRDLFISNGITAVYTIENGDVVVIGSTERALNEAESMINTNLTTKDLIVEDQGVLQMPEWLDLKKHLQELFSTSKKSSVIIHLSKEIDKVMVTGFREPVMKVSQDLGDFIEKHTRIEETVRVKSHAAVELIKDRKSHWQHFTKSDKVKVSFDSKRLWIKLSGERTFVQPAVTFFKTLADGLYTDTLIIKKTGAKKYFMEQGKIMLSMFAGNNGFVAVLQEDTMPEEEKDNFSQGPLGRVSSSCFKVYTLKIGHLTLEVSSGDITQEKTDAIVNSSNQTFSLKSGVSKAILDGAGLQVEQELSQMARDTNYQLTEIVTSSGDLPCKEIIHIVGSNKPSDIQQKVLSVLKLCEKHRFTSVAFPALGTGQGGANSSDVADAMINAVVEFANINEHVHVRNVEFLIFNTSTLADFHQSMLKCKPKKSIIGKIKGKNILFEEIEPVMFQLCGETLEDLSKASALINSLINKENMHITICDPAIAHFSKEELEMLSKMEKELKVSVIPEKKGQDSVITLKGLTGFVQNAESRIRDIIRKVERNENRKRLANLTSSIVEWQYQSGHNFKAFDIFTNFDLEEAFKLQTTSVLIKIDSEVYDADIVRKVATKGRKQTELKRVELKAQNSLPSHWEDVKGQLVVLVKVTAGSKEYADVEKEFKKTGLSSSIIEIERVQNSALWRNYMIKKEELEDKNKHKNNEKLLFHGTGPDTTDQINNHGFNRSFAGMHGALYGNGTYFAVDPSYSSKGYSKPDNKGHKRMYLARVLVGDFTQGTKGLPTPPKKSSQGVHLYDSVTDNMNNPTMFVIFNDVQAYPEYLITFRDK; encoded by the exons atgttcaaatgtttggg atgcaaaaaaagcaacaaatcaGTGGAGACCAACAGTGTGCCTGAACCTGTTACATTCAGTGTACACCCTGCTGTCAGGGAGTTCATCCTCAAGAAAGGACATATTTCCTCTATTAAAGACCAGATGAGCTCACACTTCTGCCAAATAAACATGGAAAAATCTATAGTTTTTCTCAGTCCTGATCCAGTGTTACTGAAACAGAAAGGAGTTACTAGAGAACACATTGATGGCTGGAGTAAGAATGCCATTGATGCCTTCAAGAAAATCATCTCAAACTATACAACAACTGATTGGCCTGTGTCACACCCCTTGTGGTCTAAAGTGGAGAGTGATGTTAAGGAAGTAGTAAAAGATCAGGTTTTTACATATTTGGATGCCTCTAAAGAGGTCCTGACATTGGCAGGAATGACCCATGAGATAACTGGACTAAAACCCATAATGGAGAAAATTTTAGAGAGAGCAACAAATCAaatggagagagagaagaaCAGTGTGACAGAGTACATGAAGATTTCTCCTGCAATGTACTTGCTGCTTGAACTAGATGGCCTGAAAAATGCTTTAGCTGTTTCTCCAGAACTGCACACTGACTACAACAAAAAGATGAACAGACTAGTTTTATCAGGGCTTCATACAGAAATTTGCATGTTCAAGAATTGGGTCCTTCAGAAGCAAATAAATAGGAAAAAGAAGTCGATACAGACTGAACATTCAATCCTGGAGTTCCTGAAATCAGTGGACTGtggtgaaatgtccagagatcTCTTCATATCTAATGGAATAACTGCTGTCTACACAATTGAAAATGGAGATGTTGTTGTGATAGGGAGCACAGAAAGAGCACTTAATGAGGCAGAGAGTATGATAAATACAAATCTCACAACCAAAGACCTCATTGTAGAAGATCAGGGTGTCCTTCAAATGCCAGAGTGGCTggatctcaaaaaacatttgcagGAATTGTTCAGTACATCCAAAAAGTCATCTGTGATTATACATTTATCTAAAGAGATAGACAAAGTAATGGTGACTGGATTCAGAGAACCAGTGATGAAGGTCAGTCAGGACTTAGGAGACTTCATTGAGAAACACACAAGAATTGAAGAAACCGTTCGTGTCAAATCACATGCTGCAGTTGAATTaataaaagacagaaaatcacacTGGCAGCATTTTACAAAATCTGATAAGGTGAAAGTAAGTTTTGATTCAAAGAGACTCTGGATCAAACTGTCTGGAGAGCGTACATTTGTCCAGCCAGCTGTGACTTTCTTTAAAACATTGGCAGATGGTCTCTACACGGACACACTAATCATTAAAAAGACAGGAGCAAAGAAGTACTTCATGGAGCAGGGTAAAATTATGCTCTCAATGTTTGCGGGGAACAATGGATTTGTGGCAGTACTCCAGGAAGATACCATGCCAGAAGAGGAGAAGGATAATTTTTCCCAAG GGCCTCTCGGCAGAGTCTCCAGCTCCTGTTTTAAGGTGTATACTTTGAAAATAGGTCATCTGACCCTGGAGGTTTCATCAGGGGATATAACCCAAGAAAAAACTGATGCAATTGTCAACTCCTCAAATCAGACATTTTCCTTAAAATCAG GGGTATCCAAGGCGATTTTAGATGGTGCTGGATTGCAAGTAGAACAGGAATTATCACAAATGG CTAGAGATACAAATTATCAACTAACAGAGATTGTGACCTCATCTGGTGATCTCCCATGTAAAGAAATCATTCACATTGTTGGATCTAATAAACCATCTGATATTCAGCAAAAAGTTTTGTCTGTTCTGAAGTTATGTGAGAAGCACAGATTTACCTCTGTTGCCTTCCCAGCTCTAGGCACAG GTCAAGGGGGAGCTAATTCATCTGATGTTGCAGATGCAATGATCAATGCAGTTGTTGAATTTGCAAATATAAATGAACATGTTCATGTCAGAAATGTGGAGTTCCTTATATTCAACACAAGTACGTTGGCTGATTTCCATCAAAGCATGCTCAAATGTAAGCCAAAGAAGAGCATTATTGGCAAAATTAAAG gtaaaaacattttgtttgaagAAATCGAGCCAGTTATGTTTCAGCTATGTGGAGAGACACTAGAGGATTTGAGCAAGGCCAGTGCCCTGATCAACAGCTTGATTAACAAGGAAAATATGCACATCACAATCTGTGATCCAGCTATTGCTCATTTCAGCAAAGAGGAATTAGAAATGCTGAGCAAAATGGAAAAAGAGCTCAAAGTAAGTGTCATACCTGAGAAGAAAGGACAAGACTCTGTTATCACATTAAAGGGCCTGACAggattcgttcaaaatgcagAGAGTCGTATTCGGGATATTATCCGCAAAGTGGAAAggaatgaaaacagaaaaaggcTGGCAAATCTGACCAGCAGTATAGTTGAGTGGCAATATCAGAGTGGTCACAACTTTAAAGCATTTGATATTTTCACTAATTTCGACTTGGAAGAAGCCTTCAAACTTCAAACAACTTCTGTGCTAATCAAGATTGACAGCGAAGTGTATGATGCAGACATAGTTCGCAAAGTGGCCACAAAGGGAAGAAAACAAACTGAGCTAAAGAGAGTAGAACTGAAAG ctCAAAATTCCTTGCCTTCACACTGGGAAGACGTGAAAGGACAGTTAGTTGTTCTTGTGAAAGTCACAGCAGGCTCAAAGGAATATGCAGATGTAGAAAAGGAGTTCAAAAAAACTGGACTATCCAGCAGTATCATTGAA ATTGAAAGAGTTCAGAACAGCGCACTTTGGAGAAACTACATGATCAAAAAGGAGGAACTGGAAGACAAAAACAAgcacaaaaacaatgaaaagctTCTCTTCCATGGAACTGGCCCTGATACGACAGATCAGATCAACAATCATGGCTTCAATCGCAGCTTTGCTGGCATGCATG GAGCTTTATATGGGAATGGTACATATTTTGCTGTGGACCCGAGTTACTCATCCAAAGGCTACTCTAAACCTGATAACAAAGGACATAAACGCATGTACCTCGCCAGGGTGCTCGTTGGTGACTTTACTCAAGGAACAAAAGGCCTTCCTACTCCTCCAAAAAAGAGTTCACAAGGTGTTCATCTTTATGACAGTGTGACTGATAACATGAACAACCCAACCATGTTTGTGATCTTCAATGATGTACAGGCTTACCCAGAATACTTAATCACATTCCGGGATAAATGA
- the LOC127172430 gene encoding LOW QUALITY PROTEIN: protein mono-ADP-ribosyltransferase PARP14-like (The sequence of the model RefSeq protein was modified relative to this genomic sequence to represent the inferred CDS: inserted 1 base in 1 codon): MFARENGFVAVLQEDDMLEEEKDSKSTASSFRFKVYTMQIGHLTLKVSPGDITKEKTDAIVNSSNKNFTLKSGVSKAILDGAGSQVEKELSKMAKDTNDEETEIVTSSGNLPCKKIIHIVGCNSPDDIQEKVLSALMLCENHKFSSVAFPALGTAQTLPLHWEDMKGQSVVLVKVTAGSEEFTDVEKEFRKTGQSNNIIKIERVQNSALWKNYMIKKXDHGFNRSFAGMNGAIYGKGTYFAVDPSYSAKNYSKPDAKGHKRMYLARVLVGDFTQGKKGLVTPPKRKSKGVHLYDSVTDKIKNPSMFVIFNDVQAYPEYLITFRKK; the protein is encoded by the exons ATGTTTGCGAGGGAAAATGGCTTTGTCGCAGTGCTCCAGGAAGATGACATGCTGGAAGAGGAGAAGG ATTCAAAGAGTACAGCCTCCAGTTTCCGTTTTAAGGTGTACACTATGCAAATAGGTCATCTGACTCTGAAAGTTTCACCAGGGGACATAACCAAAGAAAAAACTGATGCAATCGTCAACTCCTCGAATAagaattttactttaaaatcag GGGTATCCAAAGCGATTTTAGATGGTGCTGGATCACAAGTAGAAAAGGAGTTATCAAAAATGG CTAAAGATACAAATGACGAGGAAACAGAGATTGTGACCTCGTCTGGCAATCTCCCatgtaaaaaaatcatacacatTGTTGGATGTAATAGCCCAGATGATATTCAGGAAAAAGTTTTGTCTGCTCTGATGTTATGTGAGAACCACAAATTTTCCTCTGTTGCCTTTCCAGCTCTAGGCACag CTCAAACTTTGCCTTTACACTGGGAGGACATGAAAGGACAGTCAGTTGTTCTTGTAAAAGTCACAGCAGGCTCAGAGGAATTTACAGATGTGGaaaaagagttcagaaaaactGGACAATCCAACAATATCATTAAA ATTGAAAGAGTTCAGAACAGCGCACTTTGGAAAAACTACATGATCAAAA GAGATCACGGCTTCAATCGCAGCTTTGCTGGCATGAATG gAGCCATATATGGGAAAGGTACATATTTTGCTGTGGACCCAAGTTACTCAGCCAAAAACTACTCTAAACCTGATGCCAAAGGACATAAACGCATGTACCTTGCCAGAGTGCTTGTTGGTGACTTCACTCAAGGAAAAAAAGGCCTTGTTACTCCTCCAAAAAGGAAGTCAAAAGGTGTTCATCTTTATGACAGTGTGacagataaaattaaaaacccATCCATGTTTGTGATCTTTAATGATGTACAGGCTTACCCAGAATACTTAATCACATTCCGGAAGAAATGA
- the LOC127171571 gene encoding histamine H2 receptor: MMFTALRWVVLVAFITLTICGNVLVCLAVATSRRLHQISSCFILSLAVTDLLLGLLVLPLSAMLELRNGRWPLGGVFCNIYISLDVMLSSASILTLLAISVDRYLAISKPLCYPRRVTPRRVAISLTAIWTCSLAVSFVSINLGWNTPDFRVQNLDWDMWDEGEEGRTCRYEWNNKYVLLKAFLIFYLPLLVMCGMYHRIFCVAREQVRRIRATTPSFAQAAKAVATAREHKATVTLAAVLGAFVICWFPYFTYFTCMGMWAEVHPNKLTYSIVLWLGYLNSALNPILYPALNRDFRRACGQLLCCRRSNQGELPFVHPF; the protein is encoded by the exons ATGATGTTCACTGCCCTGCGCTGGGTGGTACTGGTGGCCTTCATCACATTGACCATTTGTGGAAACGTGCTGGTTTGTCTGGCTGTGGCCACCAGTCGGCGTCTGCACCAGATTAGTAGCTGTTTTATACTTTCACTAGCCGTAACAGACTTGCTGCTGGGTTTGCTGGTgcttccactgtctgccatgcTGGAATTGCGCAATGGAAGATGGCCTCTCGGGGGTGTTTTTTGCAATATCTACATCTCTCTGGATGTTATGCTCAGCAGTGCTTCAATCCTCACTCTACTGGCCATTAGTGTTGATCGTTACCTTGCCATTTCTAAGCCTCTCTGCTATCCCAGGAGGGTCACACCTCGTCGGGTGGCGATCAGTCTGACTGCGATCTGGACGTGTTCTCTGGCTGTGTCCTTTGTGTCTATTAACCTAGGCTGGAACACACCTGACTTCAGAGTGCAAAATCTGGACTGGGACATGTGGGATGAAGGAGAGGAAGGCAGGACCTGCCGCTATGAATGGAATAACAAATATGTGCTGCTGAAAGCCTTTCTAATCTTCTACCTCCCTCTGCTGGTCATGTGTGGAATGTACCATCGTATATTCTGTGTTGCACGTGAGCAG GTGCGGCGTATACGTGCAACCACTCCTTCATTTGCGCAGGCTGCAAAAGCAGTTGCCACTGCACGGGAACACAAAGCCACAGTGACCCTGGCCGCAGTGCTTGGCGCTTTTGTCATTTGCTGGTTCCCCTATTTCACCTACTTCACATGCATGGGTATGTGGGCAGAGGTCCACCCAAACAAATTGACCTACTCTATCGTTCTGTGGTTGGGATACCTCAACTCTGCTCTGAATCCTATTCTTTACCCAGCCTTAAACCGGGATTTCCGTCGGGCATGCGGACAGCTCCTCTGCTGTAGACGCAGCAATCAGGGGGAACTGCCGTTTGTTCACCCCTTTTAA
- the LOC127172072 gene encoding protein mono-ADP-ribosyltransferase PARP14-like isoform X2, which produces MFKCLGCKKSNKSVETNSVPEPVTFSVHPAVREFILKKGHISSIKDQMSSHFCQINMEKSIVFLSPDPVLLKQKGVTREHIDGWSKNAIDAFKKIISNYTTTDWPVSHPLWSKVESDVKEVVKDQVFTYLDASKEVLTLAGMTHEITGLKPIMEKILERATNQMEREKNSVTEYMKISPAMYLLLELDGLKNALAVSPELHTDYNKKMNRLVLSGLHTEICMFKNWVLQKQINRKKKSIQTEHSILEFLKSVDCGEMSRDLFISNGITAVYTIENGDVVVIGSTERALNEAESMINTNLTTKDLIVEDQGVLQMPEWLDLKKHLQELFSTSKKSSVIIHLSKEIDKVMVTGFREPVMKVSQDLGDFIEKHTRIEETVRVKSHAAVELIKDRKSHWQHFTKSDKVKVSFDSKRLWIKLSGERTFVQPAVTFFKTLADGLYTDTLIIKKTGAKKYFMEQGKIMLSMFAGNNGFVAVLQEDTMPEEEKDNFSQGPLGRVSSSCFKVYTLKIGHLTLEVSSGDITQEKTDAIVNSSNQTFSLKSGVSKAILDGAGLQVEQELSQMARDTNYQLTEIVTSSGDLPCKEIIHIVGSNKPSDIQQKVLSVLKLCEKHRFTSVAFPALGTGQGGANSSDVADAMINAVVEFANINEHVHVRNVEFLIFNTSTLADFHQSMLKCKPKKSIIGKIKGKNILFEEIEPVMFQLCGETLEDLSKASALINSLINKENMHITICDPAIAHFSKEELEMLSKMEKELKIERVQNSALWRNYMIKKEELEDKNKHKNNEKLLFHGTGPDTTDQINNHGFNRSFAGMHGALYGNGTYFAVDPSYSSKGYSKPDNKGHKRMYLARVLVGDFTQGTKGLPTPPKKSSQGVHLYDSVTDNMNNPTMFVIFNDVQAYPEYLITFRDK; this is translated from the exons atgttcaaatgtttggg atgcaaaaaaagcaacaaatcaGTGGAGACCAACAGTGTGCCTGAACCTGTTACATTCAGTGTACACCCTGCTGTCAGGGAGTTCATCCTCAAGAAAGGACATATTTCCTCTATTAAAGACCAGATGAGCTCACACTTCTGCCAAATAAACATGGAAAAATCTATAGTTTTTCTCAGTCCTGATCCAGTGTTACTGAAACAGAAAGGAGTTACTAGAGAACACATTGATGGCTGGAGTAAGAATGCCATTGATGCCTTCAAGAAAATCATCTCAAACTATACAACAACTGATTGGCCTGTGTCACACCCCTTGTGGTCTAAAGTGGAGAGTGATGTTAAGGAAGTAGTAAAAGATCAGGTTTTTACATATTTGGATGCCTCTAAAGAGGTCCTGACATTGGCAGGAATGACCCATGAGATAACTGGACTAAAACCCATAATGGAGAAAATTTTAGAGAGAGCAACAAATCAaatggagagagagaagaaCAGTGTGACAGAGTACATGAAGATTTCTCCTGCAATGTACTTGCTGCTTGAACTAGATGGCCTGAAAAATGCTTTAGCTGTTTCTCCAGAACTGCACACTGACTACAACAAAAAGATGAACAGACTAGTTTTATCAGGGCTTCATACAGAAATTTGCATGTTCAAGAATTGGGTCCTTCAGAAGCAAATAAATAGGAAAAAGAAGTCGATACAGACTGAACATTCAATCCTGGAGTTCCTGAAATCAGTGGACTGtggtgaaatgtccagagatcTCTTCATATCTAATGGAATAACTGCTGTCTACACAATTGAAAATGGAGATGTTGTTGTGATAGGGAGCACAGAAAGAGCACTTAATGAGGCAGAGAGTATGATAAATACAAATCTCACAACCAAAGACCTCATTGTAGAAGATCAGGGTGTCCTTCAAATGCCAGAGTGGCTggatctcaaaaaacatttgcagGAATTGTTCAGTACATCCAAAAAGTCATCTGTGATTATACATTTATCTAAAGAGATAGACAAAGTAATGGTGACTGGATTCAGAGAACCAGTGATGAAGGTCAGTCAGGACTTAGGAGACTTCATTGAGAAACACACAAGAATTGAAGAAACCGTTCGTGTCAAATCACATGCTGCAGTTGAATTaataaaagacagaaaatcacacTGGCAGCATTTTACAAAATCTGATAAGGTGAAAGTAAGTTTTGATTCAAAGAGACTCTGGATCAAACTGTCTGGAGAGCGTACATTTGTCCAGCCAGCTGTGACTTTCTTTAAAACATTGGCAGATGGTCTCTACACGGACACACTAATCATTAAAAAGACAGGAGCAAAGAAGTACTTCATGGAGCAGGGTAAAATTATGCTCTCAATGTTTGCGGGGAACAATGGATTTGTGGCAGTACTCCAGGAAGATACCATGCCAGAAGAGGAGAAGGATAATTTTTCCCAAG GGCCTCTCGGCAGAGTCTCCAGCTCCTGTTTTAAGGTGTATACTTTGAAAATAGGTCATCTGACCCTGGAGGTTTCATCAGGGGATATAACCCAAGAAAAAACTGATGCAATTGTCAACTCCTCAAATCAGACATTTTCCTTAAAATCAG GGGTATCCAAGGCGATTTTAGATGGTGCTGGATTGCAAGTAGAACAGGAATTATCACAAATGG CTAGAGATACAAATTATCAACTAACAGAGATTGTGACCTCATCTGGTGATCTCCCATGTAAAGAAATCATTCACATTGTTGGATCTAATAAACCATCTGATATTCAGCAAAAAGTTTTGTCTGTTCTGAAGTTATGTGAGAAGCACAGATTTACCTCTGTTGCCTTCCCAGCTCTAGGCACAG GTCAAGGGGGAGCTAATTCATCTGATGTTGCAGATGCAATGATCAATGCAGTTGTTGAATTTGCAAATATAAATGAACATGTTCATGTCAGAAATGTGGAGTTCCTTATATTCAACACAAGTACGTTGGCTGATTTCCATCAAAGCATGCTCAAATGTAAGCCAAAGAAGAGCATTATTGGCAAAATTAAAG gtaaaaacattttgtttgaagAAATCGAGCCAGTTATGTTTCAGCTATGTGGAGAGACACTAGAGGATTTGAGCAAGGCCAGTGCCCTGATCAACAGCTTGATTAACAAGGAAAATATGCACATCACAATCTGTGATCCAGCTATTGCTCATTTCAGCAAAGAGGAATTAGAAATGCTGAGCAAAATGGAAAAAGAGCTCAAA ATTGAAAGAGTTCAGAACAGCGCACTTTGGAGAAACTACATGATCAAAAAGGAGGAACTGGAAGACAAAAACAAgcacaaaaacaatgaaaagctTCTCTTCCATGGAACTGGCCCTGATACGACAGATCAGATCAACAATCATGGCTTCAATCGCAGCTTTGCTGGCATGCATG GAGCTTTATATGGGAATGGTACATATTTTGCTGTGGACCCGAGTTACTCATCCAAAGGCTACTCTAAACCTGATAACAAAGGACATAAACGCATGTACCTCGCCAGGGTGCTCGTTGGTGACTTTACTCAAGGAACAAAAGGCCTTCCTACTCCTCCAAAAAAGAGTTCACAAGGTGTTCATCTTTATGACAGTGTGACTGATAACATGAACAACCCAACCATGTTTGTGATCTTCAATGATGTACAGGCTTACCCAGAATACTTAATCACATTCCGGGATAAATGA